A genomic segment from Portunus trituberculatus isolate SZX2019 chromosome 14, ASM1759143v1, whole genome shotgun sequence encodes:
- the LOC123503606 gene encoding anaphase-promoting complex subunit 1-like, translating into MISCGDAQDFVPFGRDYLEHHPGEVGLPPPRPSQVPPHIDLLRQLDTVSINGSKEWWDVRHSKDGLTEEELYVSGSRVVWSRGQAGRIGSRQVVKCMTCDSTVVHAMFATFYTYPDQPPLLGEPVPEEPTGDALPSICIVENDCLTIITEDGDDYSVALPFPVRKVWPVKYGILLERQVMASEIASQKQEAESLPTFYSLLHPLDEINPLLYRAGFSGSSHPSYMSDLAQQAVFMSQDPSICILYNSVNNSHTIWKIRRAKTEENNLIFQSGVQPSLSNTPITSLLSSAGSYTQLHSYSHSHSFSQNHSNMTSPTTQVPVHTPTPATSRTRTLFPNPMITPKLQHSQTARSHMATLSRTQSPSVFGGQHMRLAVSPSPCRSPGHRTSRTSQLTFLNETLIEPEPLVPDICLDHLWTDHSLGRATRAFLTEDHVEQKYLCLMLSQAGILRCIKYDYTNDQSSLIFGSVSSIPAKDARPLRALKMMIVVDSNNSLLLYTGTVHVSRINISGLPAFNSSLFKDFSSLNISSHLQSPATTPLRRSGLLTSSRPPSSADAKFDVGLSPVVTEKMHIESSFAEDPGLPLSSAIVALRDAADTRITLEHANGNLYRITLPEMTSSPLVRHSLAALKFILPLDAALQLINKWYATRNAPGSDDFSPQGEWILFSMMMLSMIGYDTDKLALTYPVETSDAFSPLVASKKFRAADSGSDNDWEYILSSPLHVAAGSSLSEMLGLQKVGVVQKQQEVSRGTVNVNAPLFSYLPSIHFTLHLVYEDFKLNSLHWEFCNLLVPCLDQLAADLRAPHYLHHYWRDFPTVCPLQGPHPQVPLTESLKLVRPAYVTQQPPQVLKHLYDIMEGAELQPFPCIPHVCTTTKNLVLLYSVAAADCHLQDIPVERFLNCIIPNNHKSYAPTFLPLSITQNTDTTPNIHEKIVLLTDELGLTVRDIQLLSPGVSLLLMNAQHMCRMWPPENWSASAYNLIHRPDLVAQRDTAAKNEDTDNGRLKDPFNIKVRCHREQDLAQEVKKTNNLSKEDEDGMETLDTDMLALRWVEDQRITEVRRMLCSSKAVTINIVQRPEVSDHDFLEEQERHLYALCIRTMALPVGRGMFTLCTSAPVITETLPIPKLNLSGKAPPRGTTIDLSNIEVPPNMDMWPHFHNGVAAGLKIAPNCGEIDSTWIVYNKPKGSLDSPTEHAGFLMALGLTGHLRNLVTVNMHDYLARGQEMTCVGLLLGMSVAKRGTMDIQTTKLLSVHLECLLPPTSTELDVPHTVQVAAIIGVGLVYQDTAHRHIAEVLMQEIGRPPGPEMENSNDRESYSLAAGLALGLVMFGRGGEAAGFTDLNIAGELYHYIEGGHKKPLFGIHRDKYKSPSYQIKEGECVNIDVTAPGATLALGMIYFQTNNRAIAEWMVAPNTPYLLDQVRPDFLLLRTVALGLIMWDEVVPSAEWIESHVPPSVLTHIHRGGNQSTPGIDYESMHQAFYNILAGSCMVIGLKFAGSANNEAFQILWKYTRMFTNFTKRSVAELAGKSTIETCLNVILLSLSMVMAGTGDLDVLRIVRYLRSRVGPSNSTVGYGSHLTIHMALGFLFLGGGRFSLSTSNMAIAALLIACFPKFPTHSNDNRYHLQALRHLYVLAAEPRLLMPIDVDTGRLCQVSVTVRFNNTKQYKNQSYEALAPLMLPELSKLSEIIIEGDASDHRYWPVRFSNGNKSWNILEALLRCGDGLAVKLKDGRYPYGAAPSGLQVKLAHLLTQDDSARWTIKSSVLEEVSGCSARLVHSMVGGALPASSPVSKGSSSVSTPEPSKVDDGDAAFTQALVTIIYDYLSVGKPQAITNWLAALQGVRRISNLSQRAGLLLWHVKLIVRAAHFMHNLNKENRDCSSHLENISKGKTRPLVSAEQALSLSKRLELVIDTWLEETQEEVVRYLKGDTDRQYSAKCAFTLVMLHLPAFTDLPSTRDYLDPLPLIAVLRKAQVQPAAVSSLVKILFNSQ; encoded by the exons ATGATCTCATGTGGAGATGCACAAGATTTTGTGCCTTTTGGACGTGACTATCTGGAGCACCATCCTGGGGAGGTTGGTCTGCCTCCTCCACGGCCCAGCCAGGTGCCTCCTCACATTGACCTCCTGAGACAGTTGGACACAGTCTCCATTAATGGCTCAAAG GAATGGTGGGATGTACGCCACAGCAAAGATGGATTGACGGAGGAAGAGCTTTATGTCAGTGGGTCAAGAGTTGTGTGGTCACGAGGCCAAGCGGGACGAATTGGGTCTCGCCAGGTTGTCAAGTGTATGACATGTGACTCCACAGTAGTACATGCTATGTTTGCTACGTTTTACACCTATCCTGACCAACCACCTTTGCTAGGAGAACCTGTTCCTGAAGAACCTACTG GTGATGCTCTTCCTAGTATCTGTATTGTGGAGAATGACTGCCTCACCATCATTACTGAAGATGGAGATGACTATTCTGTAGCTCTTCCATTCCCG GTAAGGAAAGTGTGGCCAGTCAAGTATGGAATCCTGCTAGAGCGTCAGGTGATGGCCTCAGAGATTGCCTCTCAGAAGCAAGAGGCTGAAAGTTTGCCAACATTTTATAGTTTACTTCACCCACTGGATGAAATAAATCCCTTGCTCTACAGAGCAG GCTTCAGTGGTTCATCTCATCCTTCTTATATGAGTGACCTAGCACAGCAGGCTGTGTTCATGTCTCAGGACCCGTCCATTTGTATTCTTTACAATTCTGTCAATAATAGTCACACCATATGGAAAATAAGAAGGGCCAAGACTGAG GAAAACAACCTCATATTCCAAAGTGGAGTTCAACCCAGCCTTAGCAATACACCTATCACATCTCTGCTGTCCAGTGCTGGCTCCTACACTCAACTACACTCCTACTCAcactctcattcattctcccAGAATCACTCCAACATGACATCCCCTACTACTCAGGTGCCTGTACACACTCCAACTCCTGCCACTTCTCGCACCAGAACATTATTTCCCAATCCAATGATCACACCTAAGCTCCAACATTCTCAAACAGCCAGAAGTCACATGGCAACACTGAG CCGAACCCAGTCACCATCAGTGTTTGGTGGACAGCATATGCGACTTGCCGTGAGTCCCTCCCCCTGTCGCTCCCCTGGTCATCGTACCTCCCGAACATCACAGCTGACATTTCTGAATGAAACGCTAATTGAGCCAGAGCCTCTTGTGCCAGACATTTGCCTTGATCACTTGTGGACAGATCATTCTCTTGGTCGAGCCACTAGGGCATTCCTGACGGAAGATCATGTTGAACAGAAATATCTTTGCTTGATGCTTTCACAAGCAGGAATACTACGTTGCATCAAGTATGATTACACAAATGATCAATCAAGTTTAATCTTTGGCTCTGTCTCCTCAATACCAGCTAAAGATGCTCGTCCTTTGAGAGCATTGAAAATGATGATAGTTGTTGACAGTAATAACAGTTTGCTGCTTTATACAGGAACTGTTCATGTAAGTCGCATTAATATCAGTGGATTACCTGCATTCAATTCATCTTTATTTAAGGACTTTTCCTCGCTCAACATATCTTCACATCTCCAAAGCCCTGCTACAACACCACTGCGAAGGTCAGGTCTTCTAACCTCAAGCCGGCCACCTTCATCAGCTGATGCAAAGTTTGATGTTGGACTATCACCAGTTGTGACTGAGAAAATGCACATTGAGTCTTCCTTTGCTGAGGATCCTGGTTTGCCACTTTCTTCTGCCATCGTTGCTCTCAGGGATGCAGCAGATACTCGAATAACTCTTGAACATGCTAATGGGAATCTGTACAGAATAACTCTTCCAGAAATGACATCTTCTCCACTTGTAAGGCATTCCCTTGCTGCATTGAAGTTCATACTGCCATTGGATGCAGCACTTCAGTTGATCAACAAGTGGTATGCAACAAGGAATGCACCAGGATCAGATGATTTTTCTCCTCAGGGTGAATGGATTTTATTTTCAATGATGATGTTATCCATGATAGGATATGACACTGATAAGCTTGCTTTAACTTATCCAGTTGAAACATCAGATGCATTTAGTCCTTTGGTTGCATCAAAGAAGTTTCGAGCTGCAGATAGTGGCTCTGATAATGACTGGGAATATATCTTGTCTTCTCCTTTACATGTTGCTGCTGGGAGCAGTCTTAGTGAAATGCTGGGCCTACAGAAAGTAGGTGTTGTACAGAAGCAGCAGGAAGTTAGCAGGGGAACAGTCAATGTTAATGCACCTCTATTTTCATATCTACCATCCATACACTTTACCCTTCATTTAGTGTATGAAGACTTCAAGTTAAATTCTCTACATTGGGAGTTCTGCAACCTTCTTGTCCCTTGTCTTGATCAGCTTGCAGCAGACCTTAGAGCCCCACATTACCTCCATCATTACTGGAGAGATTTTCCTACTGTGTGTCCTTTACAAGGACCTCATCCTCAAGTTCCACTGACAGAATCACTAAAACTTGTGCGGCCAGCATATGTTACTCAACAACCACCACAAGTGTTGAAACATTTGTATGATATCATGGAAGGTGCAGAACTCCAACCTTTCCCTTGTATTCCTCATGTATGCACAACTACCAAGAACCTTGTTTTATTGTATTCAGTTGCAGCTGCTGATTGTCATTTACAAGATATACCTGTGGAAAGATTCTTGAACTGCATCATTCCAAACAATCACAAATCTTATGCtccaacttttcttcctctgagCATTACCCAGAATACTGATACAACACcaaatattcatgaaaaaataGTACTTCTAACTGATGAACTGGGCTTAACAGTAAGGGATATTCAACTCCTATCACCAGGAGTGTCACTTCTTTTAATGAATGCTCAACACATGTGTCGAATGTGGCCCCCTGAAAATTGGTCAGCCTCTGCCTACAATCTTATTCATAGACCTGACTTGGTAGCACAGAGGGATACTGCTGCTAAAAATGAAGACACTGACAATGGGAGGCTGAAAGATCCCTTTAACATTAAAGTACGGTGTCATCGTGAACAGGATTTAGCACAAGAAGTGAAAAAGACTAATAATTTGtcaaaagaggatgaagatggcATGGAGACCCTGGATACAGACATGCTGGCTCTCAGATGGGTCGAAGACCAGAGAATAACTGAGGTTCGGCGTATGCTTTGTTCCTCCAAAGCAGTGACCATCAACATTGTACAACGACCAGAGGTATCTGATCATGATTTCCTAGAAGAACAAGAGCGACATTTGTATGCTCTTTGTATCAGAACTATGGCACTGCCTGTTGGACGAGGAATGTTCACTTTGTGTACTTCTGCACCAGTAATTACAGAAACTCTTCCAATACCTAAACTCAACCTTTCAGGTAAAGCTCCCCCAAGAGGCACAACAATTGATCTCTCAAATATTGAAGTACCTCCAAATATGGACATGTGGCCACATTTTCACAATGGTGTTGCAGCAGGACTCAAGATTGCACCTAATTGTGGAGAAATTGACTCCACCTGGATTGTGTACAACAAACCAAAAGGATCTCTCGACAGCCCAACGGAGCATGCAGGATTCCTAATGGCACTTGGACTCACAGGGCATCTCCGGAACCTGGTGACTGTCAATATGCATGACTATTTAGCTCGTGGCCAAGAAATGACATGTGTCGGGCTCTTGCTGGGTATGTCAGTAGCCAAGAGAGGAACAATGGACATTCAAACCACTAAACTCCTTAGTGTCCACTTAGAATGTCTCTTGCCTCCAACATCAACAGAATTAGATGTACCACATACAGTTCAG GTTGCAGCCATCATAGGTGTTGGTTTAGTGTATCAGGACACAGCCCACCGCCACATAGCTGAAGTCTTGATGCAGGAAATAGGTCGTCCTCCAGGGCCTGAAATGGAAAATTCAAATGACCGGGAATCCTACTCATTGGCAGCTGGATTAGCACTTGGCCTTGTGATGtttggaagaggtggagaggcaGCAGGTTTTACAGATCTTAATATTGCTGGAGAGCTCTATCACTACATAGAAGGTGGCCATAAGAAGCCATTATTTGGCATACACAGGGACAAGTATAAGTCACCCAGCTACCAGATAAAG GAAGGAGAGTGTGTGAACATCGATGTCACTGCCCCAGGAGCCACCTTGGCTCTAGGGATGATATATTTTCAAACAAATAACCGTGCCATTGCTGAATGGATGGTTGCACCAAACACACCTTATCTGTTGGATCAG GTACGGCCTGACTTTCTGCTACTGCGAACAGTAGCTTTGGGCCTCATCATGTGGGATGAAGTGGTGCCCAGTGCTGAATGGATAGAGAGTCATGTTCCACCCTCAGTTTTGACTCATATTCATCGTGGAGGAAACCAGTCTACTCCTGGTATAGATTATGAATCAATGCATCAG GCTTTCTACAACATACTGGCTGGTTCTTGCATGGTCATAGGGTTGAAATTTGCTGGATCTGCCAATAATGAAGCCTTCCAGATACTGTGGAAGTACACACGCATGTTTACCAACTTCACAAAGAG GAGTGTAGCTGAATTGGCCGGAAAATCCACCATAGAGACTTGTTTGAATGTTATCCTGTTGAGCTTGTCTATGGTGATGGCTGGCACGGGGGACCTGGATGTGCTACGTATTGTGCGTTATCTCCGCTCCAGAGTGGGTCCCTCAAACTCAACGGTGGG GTATGGCTCCCATTTGACCATCCACATGGCTCTTGGATTCCTGTTCCTAGGTGGTGGTCGCTTCTCCTTGTCCACTTCCAATATGGCCATTGCTGCTCTCCTCATTGCTTGCTTCCCAAAGTTCCCAACACACTCCAATGATAACCGCTACCATTTGCAG GCATTGCGGCACTTGTATGTCTTGGCAGCAGAACCAAGACTTTTGATGCCAATTGATGTGGACACAGGGAGACTTTGTCAAGTCAGTGTCACTGTTAG ATTCAATAACACCAAGCAGTACAAGAATCAGTCATATGAGGCCTTGGCACCACTGATGCTGCCTGAACTCTCCAAACTGTCTGAGATTATCATTGAAGGAGATGCCAGTGACCACCGATATTGGCCTGTCAG ATTTTCAAATGGCAACAAGTCATGGAATATCCTGGAAGCACTACTGAGGTGTGGTGATGGGCTTGCTGTCAAACTAAAGGATGGCCGGTATCCCTATGGTGCTGCTCCCTCAGGACTTCAGGTCAAGTTGGCTCACCTCCTCACCCAGGATGACTCTGCTCGCTGGACTATTAAG AGTTCTGTATTAGAAGAAGTGAGTGGATGTTCAGCAAGGCTTGTTCACAGTATGGTTGGTGGGGCATTACCTGCCAGCTCACCTGTCAGCAAGGGCTCATCAAGTGTGTCTACACCAGAACCATCAAAGGTGGATGATGGCGATGCAGCTTTTACACAGGCACTTGTTACCATTATATATGATTATTTATCAGTAGGGAAACCTCAGGCAATAACCAACTGGCTTGCTGCACTCCAA GGTGTGAGAAGAATCTCCAATTTAAGTCAGCGAGCCGGTCTATTGCTGTGGCATGTAAAGCTGATAGTTCGAGCAGCACACTTTATGCACAAccttaataaagaaaacagagattGCTCTTCTCATCTTGAAAACATCTCAAAGGGGAAAACCAGGCCTCTTGTTTCTGCTGAACAAGCTTTGTCACTGAGCAAGCGGTTGGAACTCGTTATTGATACATGGCTTGAAG AGACACAAGAGGAGGTGGTGCGATACCTGAAGGGAGATACTGACAGGCAGTACTCTGCCAAGTGTGCTTTTACACTTGTAATGCTTCATCTTCCTGCATTTACTGACCTACCATCTACTAGAG attactTGGATCCTCTTCCTTTGATTGCTGTTTTGAGGAAAGCTCAAGTGCAGCCTGCTGCTGTGTCATCTCTTGTGAAGATACTTTTCAATTCTCAGTGA